The region GGTTCGGCCAATGCGATCGCCCCCGCCGTGCCATCCTGGACCTCCTGCACCACGTAGTGGCCGGTGATCTGAGGATACTCCGTCTCGATCCACGTCTGCATCGTGTCGCGTAGATGGCCGAGGATGAAGACGACCTCGTCTACGCCAAGCTCGAGCAGATCGTCGAGGATATAGGCCAACACCGGCTTGCCGGCGACCTTGAGCAGAGGCTTGGGTGTATTGTGCGTGTGGGGACGAAGACGGGTCCCCTTCCCAGCCAAAGGAATGACGGCTTTCATCGGTAATCACATGGTTGTGGCGAGCGGGGGTCGAGCGCGCCAAACTATAACTTTAAGTGTGCGGCCAGATAAACGGGAATCGACGCACCCCAGGGCTGAGAGCATGAAGACAACACTGACAATCACTACGCTCGCAACGATACTGGCCGCCTGTGCCACTCCTGCCACCAGTAGTCCACCACCCCCACCTCAGGAGGCTGTCGGCGAGAGCTGGATCCAGATCAGCGGTGCCGCTGCTGTGACCGTGGCCGCGGATCGGGCGATGGTCAGTTTCACCATGAAGACGCGAGCGAGCGATGCGAGTGAAGCGGCTGGCCAGAACGCAGATGCCATGACGGCCGTCCTCGACGCAATGCGCGCGGCTGGCTTCAACAGTCTCGAGATCGAGACGTTCGGGTACGCCCTGAATCCCGAGTACTCGACCACGAACAACCAGCGAACCCGCGAAATCATCGCGTACACGGTGCACAACAACGTCCGTACGACGATCGAGGACGTCGACGTAGTCGGTCGGCTCGTGGATACCGCGATCGAATCAGGAGCCAATCGTGTGGCTCAGATCTCATTCTTCGCCGCGGATACAGAAGATGCACGTCGTGAGGCTCTCGCCATGGCGGTCCAGGGCGCTCGCGAAGAGGGTGAGGTCATCGCGTCGTCACTGGGTTACGAGCTCGGCGCCCTCTCGAAATCAATGGCGGGGCGAATCGGATCGCACCTCAGTTCTATTCCGATGTTCCGGCCATGAGCCGTGCGGCGGCCACCCCGATCGAGGCCAGAGATCAGTCGATATCAGCCAACGTTTTCATTCGGGTTGCCCTCGGACAGGAGCTCGGTGATTGAAGGGGGTCTTGAAAGGGTTCACCGAAAACCAGGCGTCCACCGATCTGCATGGTGAAGATCCGCGCCTGAGAGGTCGTACCTACGCGATCCCGTTCGAAGCCGTGTGGCAGGCATCGAGTCGTCTGGGTGGTGGCGGGCTCCGCGGATGGAGCATCGAGAGCTCGGACGACCAGCGAGGCGTGATCTCGGCACACGTTTCAGGAGGGCTGATCTCGTCCGAGGTCACGGTCAGAATCAACATCGGGCTGGATGCGAACGCACAGACACGTGTAGACCTCGCCGCGACCTCTAGCACCGAGCGTGGTGACTTCGGTAGATCCGGCCGACTGATCGCCCGCTTCATGCGCCGGCTCGACGAGAAGCTACAGGCGCGCCCCGACCAGATCTGGGACCCCAGAGACCCAACACTCTTCGAGGAAGCGTCATGAGGTACCCCTGGTCCGTCAGCCGCAGTCGATGGGTCCGGCCCTACGGCCCAGTACTGGTCCTCCTCGTCACTACTGCTGGAGCCTGTGGGCTGCAAGAAGAGACAATCCCTGACGGCTCCGAGGAGGCCGGTCAGCCCGCAGACGCCGGAAATTCCTCGTTACGCTTCTATGAACGGAACATCGTGTTCGCCTCAACGGAGGGCGACAGTGTGTTCATTGTTCCGTGGATGATACAGGCCGTGGAACTAGCCGATTCAGTGAGGCGGGAAGCCCGTGGGTGGCTCACACGGGGTGGCGTCTGGGATAGATTCCTCGCCGAGAGATGGACAACACCTCCCACCAGAACTCCCTCCCGCATTCTTCCACACCAGGGCTTGAGATTACTCGTTCGAGATGACGACGCGATCGACGGCATCGTGTTTGAAGAGGGTGTGCGCAATCTCGAAATCATCCTGGGTGAAGTCAGAACCACTTGGACGGGAGCACGCGGCGGATCGTTCGAGGTACTGACCGGATCAGCCTACCTCTCGGACCGGCGGATCGACGGTATGGTGCTCGACATGGCACGCGCATCAGCTGCTTCTGAAGCTCCCGGAGGCGACTGGGCATTCTTGCTGTCCGGAGACTCGGCGCAGTTCGTCTTCGCGGCCGATCGCGAGCACGGCGGCACGGTCGAGCCACTGTACCGGGGCTGGGGACGGGGGGACGCTGAACTTCAATGGCCGGAGGTTCGGGTGGACTGGCGCAAAACCGAGGCATTTCCACCTGCTCGCCGAGATATCCCGGTGGAATGGCGATTCTGGACATCAAACGAGGCCTTGGAAGGAGACCTGGAGGCCGTCTCGGCAGAAATACAGCCAGGCGTAGGGCCAGGGCCACTGCTCCCGGTTCGCGCGTTGTACGAAGTGATCGGGGAGGTTCGGACGCCTGCAGGCACCTATC is a window of Longimicrobiales bacterium DNA encoding:
- a CDS encoding SIMPL domain-containing protein, whose protein sequence is MKTTLTITTLATILAACATPATSSPPPPPQEAVGESWIQISGAAAVTVAADRAMVSFTMKTRASDASEAAGQNADAMTAVLDAMRAAGFNSLEIETFGYALNPEYSTTNNQRTREIIAYTVHNNVRTTIEDVDVVGRLVDTAIESGANRVAQISFFAADTEDARREALAMAVQGAREEGEVIASSLGYELGALSKSMAGRIGSHLSSIPMFRP